From Pirellulales bacterium:
ATGCAAAACGGCGTTCCGACCTCGTCCTGCCGGGCATAGCGGCGGCCCACCGCTCCCTTCTCGTCGTAAAACACGTTGAAATGCGGCTTCAGCTCGCGATAGATCTTTTGCGCCACCTCCGGCATCCCGTCTTTCTTCACCAGCGGAAACACGGCCGCCTTGATCGGCGCCAGCCGCGGATGCAGACGCAGGAACGTGCGAGAACGCGGCTTGCCGTGCTCGTCGGGCACCTCGTCTTCCTGATAGGCTTCGCACAAGAAGGCCAGCGTGGCCCGGTCGGCTCCGGCCGAGGGCTCGATGACGTGCGGCAGGTAACGCTCGCGGGTCTCGTCGTCGAAATACGAAAGGTCTTTGCCGCTGCCGCGATGCCGCGGCTTGCCCTCGGCGTCGAGCTCGACCACGAGTTGGTCGCCCTGCCGCACCAGCTTGCCTTCCATATGGCTGCGCAGGTCGAAGTCGCCGCGATGAGCGATGCCCTCCAGCTCGCCGAACTCGCCGGCCGGCAGAAAGGGAAAGGCATACTCGATGTCGGCCGTGCCGCACGAATAATGGCTCAGCTCGTCCTTTTCGTGGTCGCGCAGCCGCAAGCGGTCGCCGGCCAGCCCCAACTCGAGATACCAGCGATAGCGGCGGTCGCGCCAGTATTGATACCAGTCGGGCGACTGCTTGGGATGGCAGAAGAACTCGATCTCCATCTGCTCGAACTCGCGAGAGCGGAACGTGAAGTTCCGCGGCGTGATCTCGTTGCGGAAACTCTTGCCCGTCTGCGCGATGCCGAAGGGCACCGCCACGCGCGAGCTATCGACCACGTTCTTGAAGTTGACGAAAATGCCCTGGGCCGTTTCGGGCCGCAGAAACGCCGCCCCCTCCTCACCGCTCAGCGCGCCGACGTAGGTTTTGAACATCAGGTTGAACTCGCGCGGCGGCGTGAGCGTGCCCAGCGTCTTAGCGTCGGGGCCGAGCACGCGGGCAAAGTCGGGCAGCTTGGTGAGACTGATGATGTCGCCTTCCCACGCAAGCTGTGCGGCGTCCTTGGCCCGCAGATTGAAGAACTTCAGTGCTTTGAACTCGATGTACTCCTGCTCGCTCTTGCCGTCGGCCCCACCCGACTCGGTGGCCACAAACACGCGCTCGCCCTTGGCCGTCACCCAACGGCCGCGCACCTGGTCGTGGCGGTAGCGTTTTTTCGACTCGCGGCAATCGACCATGAAGTCATGAAACAGGTCGTAGTGCCCGGAACACTTCCAGATTTGCGGGTGCATGATGATCGTCGAGTCGAGACCGACCATTTGATAGGCGGTCGGCGCGCCCGGCGGCGGCGTCAGCTCGTCGTGCGAGGTGACCATGTCGCGCCACCAGGCTTCCTTGACGTTCCGCTTCAGCTCGACGCCCAGCGGGCCGTAGTCCCAAAAGCCGTTCAGTCCGCCGTAAATATCGCTTGATTGAAACAAGAAGCCTCGCCGTTTGCAGAGCGAGACAAGTTTGTCCATTTCCATAAACTTCGCCGCGGTTTGGTTTGCTGGCTCGCCAAACAGGGCAGTTTACCCTTTTACGTCGCGCCCGGTCGAGGCGTGACGGGGATTTCAGGTGCTCCGCCCAATCGCCGTTGCCCGTTGCATCGGCCTCCCGATAAGATGCGGTCGATGTTCCCTCCTGTCCGAGGCTTACCCAAGGAACCGCAGTGACGACCGCTGACCCCAGCCAGCCCGCGGCGAACGCCGACATTAGCCCCGACACGCCGCCGGCAAGTGGCGTTTCCCCGACGCCGCACAAGGGCACGAACCGCGAGATCTTCGCCTGGGCGCTTTACGATTGGGCCAACAGTGCCTACTCGACGCTCTCGATCACCGTGCTCATCTCCTACATCAAGCAAGATGTCCTGCCGGGCGCTGCCGGCACGCTTCTGGTGGGCGTCGGCCTGGGAATCACGACGTTCGTCTCGGCCCTGCTCTCGCCGGTGCTGGGCGCCGTGGCGGATGCCAATGCCAGCAAGCGACGTTGGCTGGCCGGCACCGCGCTGGCCGGTGCGGCCGCCTCGACCTTGATGTTCTTCACCACCAGTGAGCTGGCCTGGTTGATGGTCGTGCTCTACGTCATCTCGGTCATGGGGATGGAACTGTCGCAGGCGTTCTATAACGCCTTCTTGCCCGAAATCGCCGAAGACGAACGCATGGGCCGCGTCTCGGCCTGGGGCTACGCTCTGGGTTATGCCGGCGGCGGGCTGGCGCTGGCGTTGGTGGTGCTGCTGTTCGCGTTTGGCGACAAGCTGGGCCTGCCCGGCGATATGGTGTTTCGCAAGCGGCTGGGCCTGTTGCTGATGGGCCTCTGGTGGGGCGGTTTCACGCTGCCGACCGTGTTGGTTCTGAAAGACAAGTCGAAGCCCGCCGGCCAGCACAAGCCGCTGCTGGAAGCGGCCCGCATCGCCTTCGGCAACGTCGGGCACACGCTGGCCAACATCCGCTCCTATCGCATGCTGACGATCTTCATGCTCGGCTTTCTGGTTTACAACGACGGCGTGCAAACGGTCATCAGCCAGGCGTCGGTGTTTGCCATCGAGCTGTTGCAGATGGGGACGCAGGAGCTGGCGGGCGTGGTGCTGATGATCCAGTTCATCGCGTTGCCCGGCGCGCTGGCGGTGGGCTGGCTGGGCGACCGCCTGGGCCAGAAGCCGGTGTTGATGGTCTGCCTGGCGGTCTGGACGGCGATCTTGAGCTTGTCGTTCCTGGTCAGCGAGAAGTGGCATTTCTGGTGCATGGCGGCGGCGGCCGCGCTGGTGCTGGGCGGCACGCAGTCGGTCAG
This genomic window contains:
- a CDS encoding MFS transporter — its product is MTTADPSQPAANADISPDTPPASGVSPTPHKGTNREIFAWALYDWANSAYSTLSITVLISYIKQDVLPGAAGTLLVGVGLGITTFVSALLSPVLGAVADANASKRRWLAGTALAGAAASTLMFFTTSELAWLMVVLYVISVMGMELSQAFYNAFLPEIAEDERMGRVSAWGYALGYAGGGLALALVVLLFAFGDKLGLPGDMVFRKRLGLLLMGLWWGGFTLPTVLVLKDKSKPAGQHKPLLEAARIAFGNVGHTLANIRSYRMLTIFMLGFLVYNDGVQTVISQASVFAIELLQMGTQELAGVVLMIQFIALPGALAVGWLGDRLGQKPVLMVCLAVWTAILSLSFLVSEKWHFWCMAAAAALVLGGTQSVSRAIMGLMTPPRHTGEFFGFFNFSGKATSIFGPVFFSVILAVTKKPHFALASLLAFFVIGWAIVAPLNIGEGQRQARQA
- a CDS encoding glycine--tRNA ligase translates to MDKLVSLCKRRGFLFQSSDIYGGLNGFWDYGPLGVELKRNVKEAWWRDMVTSHDELTPPPGAPTAYQMVGLDSTIIMHPQIWKCSGHYDLFHDFMVDCRESKKRYRHDQVRGRWVTAKGERVFVATESGGADGKSEQEYIEFKALKFFNLRAKDAAQLAWEGDIISLTKLPDFARVLGPDAKTLGTLTPPREFNLMFKTYVGALSGEEGAAFLRPETAQGIFVNFKNVVDSSRVAVPFGIAQTGKSFRNEITPRNFTFRSREFEQMEIEFFCHPKQSPDWYQYWRDRRYRWYLELGLAGDRLRLRDHEKDELSHYSCGTADIEYAFPFLPAGEFGELEGIAHRGDFDLRSHMEGKLVRQGDQLVVELDAEGKPRHRGSGKDLSYFDDETRERYLPHVIEPSAGADRATLAFLCEAYQEDEVPDEHGKPRSRTFLRLHPRLAPIKAAVFPLVKKDGMPEVAQKIYRELKPHFNVFYDEKGAVGRRYARQDEVGTPFCITVDGQTLADGTVTIRDRDTLRQWRVKADECVNEIRQRLVAGGVVE